In the Hermetia illucens chromosome 1, iHerIll2.2.curated.20191125, whole genome shotgun sequence genome, ttctcagaaactacccatttcgaaaatataaaaaaaaaatcacgaaggacatctaggccttaaaataccctccacagctacgtctgttcaaatgaagttaacagtagtatatcactatacttttttgaaattgggaAGGAATCCCCCCTTCCCCCCAACATTAATATAGGCTTGTCCCTTTTGATAAATTCTATCAAGGTTTTAAGTTAAAATTTCGAGCCCGAAATACTCTTTTTTCAAAACGAGTCAAATTTGtggttttcaattaaattttcactGAATTGAACCACCGAAGACGAAGGTGgtagttttgaaaaatttcggTGACGGTTCCGGTCAGTATAAAAATCGTTTCAAAATATTAACTGAAAGCAAAAACtaccaatatataatatattaataaatgAAAGGTAACTGACGCAAAAGGTGAAACCGCTCTTCATAAAGTTCATCTCATATAAATAAACTCATTGACAATGTACTTTAAAATTATATACTTAATTTATATGCATACAAATTTCTTGCGATGATTACTACTAAATATTCTCATGTATTTTCTTCCTTCCAGATTCAATGTAAAATGGATAGAAAGGCAATGAAATACAAATTGCTGCTAGGAGCCATAGTCATCTTCCTCGTTCCGTTCAGTGCAGCAAAAGTCATACGAACAAACACAAAGCTGCCATTACAGGTCAAAAACACAGTCGCATCGACGAATCAAACCAACTTAGAATTGTTAAATTCAAGCAATTTGTTGACAAAACTGAGTAGCAATGAGATTGATCCAAATGTTCATCCAATTGAGAACTCTAGTCCGCCACTTGCCGAAGAGCCAGAGACCCCAATTACAAATGAAATCATACCAGAAACGCCTGCCGTGGACGGGAATCTAGAAGTTAGTCCAGATGTGAATCCAGAGAATTCAGATACAAATCCTGTTAATGTCGATGACCCTAATCCAATAAATAAGTTCTGTAAATGTAGTGAGTATTCATGCGATTGCTGCCGCATGTTTGGTTTGCCACTTTTGCCAGTACGTGCCCCAACTTGTGCCAAACTTAAATATCTAGGCAATGATAAGATGTCGGTCCAATTGAAATACGGTGATGTGGTGCTGGTTACAAGGACCATTTCAGGTAACATGGAAATAAATTATAcgagtatatatgtatactgAGTGTGGTAAATTATTGTTCCTGCAGGAAAAAAGTCGACTCCCATTTGCATTCCCATGCCTGGAGGATACAATCAATTCTGTGCTCGTGTTTACGGACTCGCCAAAGGAGTAAACGATTTTAAGGCATGCTTAGGATTCGAACTCCGTGCTGACGATGAAGTTGAAGCACAGCTTCGAGTTTCTTGCTTCCGGTTTGGAGCTCAAGGTTTTTCAGTTGCCGATTCTGAACCATTACCAGCTGAAGATGAGAAggatgaagaagaagatgatgatgacttcTTTGGATTAGGTGGTAAGTAAATAACATAACGAAAGATTGTAAACCACATAAAGTTTGAATAACTAATTAGCGGAGGATTCAGCGATTCGAACACGTCCTTTTCTTCGgcaattttcatttgattcaaacgataatttactttttttgcGTCTTCCTTCATCATGACGATCTCCATTTAGCCACGCTCATAGAGTTGTATGTCTCCCCAGAGCTTGTTGCTTTGTGacaatttcctttttctaatGCATACTTTATTCATTCTGTGTTAAAAATCTAACAGTTCTAATTATTCTAAAATACATATAACATGCAGAATTAAACTGGAAGCACACCGCTTCAACTATGGAACATTTTGTATGTTTCTTGTTTaagaaaacataagtgaacgacGGGATCGCAGAAAgtttacaaatatatatattaatgtaatatcttatttttatataattattattttattatcgcCATGAGAAATACTTTAATGCCATCTGTACATGCGACATCATTTTTGAGTATGAGTTATTAATTTAAGATAATACTTACCAGCccctcctcctcttcttttctttATAACTGATGTCAAAACCAACAGTTGAATCAGAAACTGacaatgatgatgatacatgaTGCTCTCTTTcccaattattatttccgagttatcaaaaTCTCCGCagttgccggattttacctaatactggaACTGTGCAgagtatttaggctcggacgatcgtacctacttaaaaactaaaggggcgctggtggttgtggtcggtggtaggtcaatgggagaatccgtcgagaaatcCCCGCAACATTGAGCAAGTATGCAGAATggcgtacttctgcatggtttgaaccagactgtgcgaaagtttcaggacatcaagggaagcagtgagggatttaggtacaatacctgtattATGGGAGCTACAACCACCTgctcgagacaccaaatttctttgacttcCCGAGCcgatggctcatagttcaccttcttctctacgtatttccgttcaatgttgctattatgggggatagcaacatcaataatatacacggataattattattattatatcatcATTAACGCCACCACAAATTGATTGAGTGGAGTCACGTGAAAACATACCTAGCGCAGTTCCTTAGGGCTCTGTGCCCTGCAGAAAGCACATGCGTCGCTTGGGATTGTATGAATTTTTTCTTTAGACTAACCAGAATGCATGCAATTCGAAGCTAATGTAAAGTTGTTGAATGATCTAGGGAGACGTTCAAGTTAAAAGCTTCTAATTACCGGATGAAAGACCAGTTGCACCAGTTTGAAGCCGGACATCGCGCCCCTATAGATAGGTGTGTCTTTCTAAAGTTGTAACACCTCTACGATACAGGGTTAATCTAAACCATATTTTTTTACTAATACCTTAATTTCTTATCCACATGACAAATATAATTTAAACAATCATCGAAAATATACGAGCTGAAAGCAgagcaaatgaaaagtcttgtcACTGGCTAATAAACCGTTTTTCAGCTGCGGAATCCATGTATCAAAACGAGGCTTACTCAAAGTACCTACTCCACCACAAAGGTTCGCCTGCTATGCCGAGGAGATTTTACCACCCCGGGAAAAAGTTGCCTAATTTGGCTCTCCCTTTCATTTAGCTATCGACGAATAAATCACCGCTTCCTCGAAGAGAGTACCTGTATTCCAGGCCTGCTTCACTTGCAACAGTTCGCCGCAAGCAAATGTCCTCCAATTGCAATTTACAATAAACAAATCGATTTCTATTCCTCGGCCCCTTAGAAATAATGGTGACAGTAACCTCATGTAAAAAGGGGGAGAGGAAGAAAAACTCAATTATGATTACTCACTCTCACTCTAGATTCTAAAAATGTTCATTTTGTTTCCGGGAACCCGTTCTTATTTCCTGTTTACAAACACCACGGAATAATTCAATGTGTACCCGAATGGCACCCATCTTCTTGTCTTAAACTCTCTTAGAGATTATTCGTCTTCCGCCGGCAACAAATTCTCTTCTGCACATCTGAAAGCAGCTTGAAGGGCCCTAAGGAATTGATATAGCTAGCTAAGCGGCTCTCCTGAAATTATTAGATACATACATGTATCTGACACAAACCTCAAGAGAGAGAGTTTCCGTCCGACGCAATCTTGATACAGAATAAGGCGTTTTATTGTAAAGGTGAGTCGCCTCGGTCCCACACCACATCAGCAACAACCGCAAATAATTCCCTCGAGTCACCTGATCCATCCATGCTTACTTTATTGAACGAAATCTTTGTCACTGCTCCTGAACAGATATTCCcacgaaatccacaaacctcttcAAGCCGTCCTCCATAGAAAGAATATACTTTTTACCTCGGGAAGTCTCAATCAATATACTTGCATCTTTTCAAACTGCTTATCCGACATCGCAGCGGCCACCAAACCTCATGGAAGTCTATAAGCATTAGCCTTACTTCCTTCGGACTCGTATCACTTGCCATTATATAGCATTTTATAGTCATACCCAGATAAATATTGCTTTCCTTTAACGGTTTATGCTCCTTAAATACTTCAAATAGcaacaacaatattttttatCCCTCACACCTATGCCAAAAATTCTGGATTACCATTCAACTCGCGTACCCTAGTTTCTATCCTTCCTGCTCCAGCACAGCCACCCCTTATTGGGGAATAGTCCGGCAACCACGGCTAAGGGCCATTGTTCATGGTTCGGTGATATATACTCCAATTCTCCCATTCGTTTGCGattctcctccactgttctgcgccatgtgtTACTGGGGCTTATAGCTTAGTCAATAATGGAGCTGCTCGTGTGTGACCTACCTATTGGTATTTCAGTCTATTGATCAACATGTCCACGGGTAAATGTAACCGTATAGCAACACATAAATAGCATTAGCACAAAACAAACTCAACttgacatcaagttcggtgaTACCATTCGTAGAAATCCCGcttccaagatatacaaattaatcaacgccttcgatgacCGGTTAATATAGATAGGAAGAGTACGATGACACGTCAGATTGAAAACCTTGATCTTGCTGGTGTTTATTTTTAGTCCGCCTCtacttccaaatccagagtcatttggctagCAGGCTCCGCGTTGAATCTTGGATTTTTTGGAGATTTGATCTCGGTTCCAAAAATGATGAACAGGGTTCTGATGTGATCAGTGcaagtaaaaattcaaaaattcgaGATGTTCCTTAACGCGTTCCTCGATCATTCGAGTTGTTATCTTTGTGACGGCAGGAAGCATGGAGACACCCCTCCAATTATCGCACTCAAAGCGTGtgccttttttgaaatcttaacgatcatctcctccttccactctctgaaAAAGGCCTCGGATCCCCAGAATTTCAGAATAAGTGGAGGAAGCTGTTCTTCAGATACTTCGAGATCAGCAGTGAATAACTCAACCGTGAGATCATCAAACCCAATGACTTTACTtaatttgagtgtattgataGCCGCAACAATTTCCCTTCTTTTAGAAGTAGCAGTCCATGTCAGTTTTTATTCTTATGTCATATACTGAGAACCGTTGTGAATTGAAAAATGGAagcttcagctgctcgtcattgGGAGTGAGTTCAGAAATCATTGCTATCtgcggcagcttctgcttccctggcCAAACAAACAAATTCGCTTTTGCCAAGGCGCACACTATATTGAGGTGGCAGCGATCAATAAAGGCTAAAACCCTGACTTGTACCCTGATACGAAAACCAAAGGCCGTTGCCGGTACGTCCTTATCTGGAGAATGTATAACGTTTCCATTGCAATTAGGAATTCATAATCTGCTGGTTGCTAGCCTACAGATTCCCATCTCTTTTAgctgcctcttacgacaagcaggaaataCTATTAGTGAATTCTTTGTCCCCAACTTACAGAATAGAAGTCGTAGAACGCAAGATCTGTAAGAATACTCATCTTCTTATAGTAGACGTGTCAATTTAAACTTTTCTAAATGGGCAGGTAAGATATAACCACAGTCTCACGAATAGTCTAGAAATGTGTCTAAACCAAAGCCCATTACACACTATAGAACAAGTGGACCCTAAAACCGCTAGTGACCAACATTGTTAAAATTTGTTCATTCCAAACTAAGGTACGATTAATTGGCAGAATCGTGAACCATTGCTTAATAATCTAGTTTCTTTTTGGATAgaacaattttgacatattaAGGACGGTTCCACGAATCAATAATGGGGGTACGGGGTCTGGTTCATTTAGACAAGGTCATATTCTTCATCTTCGTTTTCTAACACTTTGGTAATACCTTGATATATGCTACAAAACGTCGCATTGAGAAGCGTTTCGAATCCAATATTTACACTTTAATGTTAGGCCCCTAGTTTGTAGTTCTATAAACTTTTCGAGTAAAATCAACAATCTATGTTCAATATGTATCCATCTTCcaaattaggcgatgacgacgatgatgacgatgatgatgatgatggtgatgatcccGGAGATGATGACGATGGTGTTGGCCTTTtcgatgatgacgatgaagacGATGACGCTGATTATCCTACAGGACAAGAATCGCCTGACTATGGTGGTTTCAGTTTATTAGACGAAATCTTCTCCACGGGCGAAAGCAGAAAACGCAAAAACAACTCAAGTCAAAGCAAAAGTTCAAAAGTACCATCAAAATCCAACAGCAACACAACACTAACACAAGATGAAAAAACTGAACAGCAGGAAATTAAATCACCGTTAACAAAAGAGGTCAAAATCGATGAAAGCAAATCCAATGAGGTCAACAGcgacaaagaaaagaaaaaaaagggcAGTGAAAGTAGCAATgcggatgatgatgaagacgatgatgatgacgacgatgatgatgatgacgacgatgatgatgatgatgacgatgatgatgagtcCACAGAATCTGACAAAACCGAGGctaataagaaaattaaaaaagagaAACTATCCACAATGGATTACTTTATAGATTTCGTTTCAAAATTAATGAAACTGTTTTAGGGGTTAATTATCAGGGATTTATTTTATTAGGGAGGAATTTGGCAGAACAAAAcaagttaaattaaattttaacaattaaattatttatttacttatattttcttaagataagaataaatacattatttatttatttatttatttattatgcaTGTACATAGATAGCAAataaatggaaaagaaaaagcTGTAAAAAACATGTACTGTAACATTATTTTCCAAACTTaacaaattatcactttcagaaattatCCTAGTAGCCTGAAACAAAATTTCTTTCTAATTGAGCTTCGATGTGCCCATGTTCACGTCCATGGTCGCCAATGAAGTTTCGACAGCATACTCCTTTCTTCCGTTTGTGGTGAGGCATTCTCCTTATCCGTATCCATGGAATCGCAACGAAAGGTTTCACTTGCTTTGCAGGATTGTTTATTATTAACACTACACTGTCGATTTGGATCGACTCGTTTCAGGGGACCACTATAGGAACTCGAAACTGTATCTAGTTCGGCCGTCGTAGAGGTTACTTCTGACATCGGTATCCTAGCTCCATGTATCGCTTTTAAATGCCTAACCGTCATTTCTAGAATATCTGCTTTTTCTAATTTCGTGGGCACCTTTCCGTTCTCCAATGTGTATGTGTTCCTTAAAACAAtggttttcaaaatttccaaggAGTCATTAATCCGTGCTCGCCTTTTCTTTTCCATCAAAGGTTTTCGTATCTTCCGAATATCCGACATGCCCACTGATTTACTGAAGATAGAATTCAACGATATCAATTCAACGAGAGATTGCACAATAATGAATAGATTGAAAAGGATCTTGTCCTTTATATATGGGAAAGAACTTGTTCTAAAATCATCATACCTGTATGTGCGTAACGATTTTTCATTCAGTCTGAGAATTACTATTTGTGTCCCATGAAAATTCAATTGCAATCTTCCTGTGACACTCGAGGGTTCAATGAAAGTTTAGAATATGTAAATTTTCAAGCGCGCATCAATACCCGCCCATTACTTTGTCGAATAAATCTTTGTCTGAAATTGAGGATGCCTTGAATAAAAAAAGTATCGGGTTCGGTATCGAATAAGTTTTGAAAAGGAAAGTTTCATTGGGAGAATGCTAAATATCgaggccgtagagagaaaattcgtTCCCGGGCTGAAATTAATGTATCTGAGCCTAGAAACTATTTAATTGTTGTGTTTACATCTTTCTCTTTCTTCCGAATTTTAACAAACGTCTATAACAAACATAGGTTTACTGAATTCTTGTTTCCTGATTTTCCATCCTCTACGAAAGGAAGGCTGGTTTCAATGAACCGCTGTCCAAGGGGCCTAACGAAAAAAAGCATTAATCAGGGTGGCAGTGCTAATCTATAGGTCCACTAACGTTCATAACAGTTGATGCAAGGCTTATCTAAACGTTCTTTCCATAAATGTATAAATGTTTTAAGCAGGCATTGTAGAGAGAACATCCTCAAAACTACTTTTCTATActattctattttttaattttctacaacgatatacatatgtaagtcCTAATGTCCTAATGTATGCGTTATGCAGAACTTAACATTCTCCATCGTCTTTTTTACCCCAATCTTCTCAAGAATTACCTTGAATAACGCGCCTTGTTATATTACCTAACTTTCACAGAAAGAGCTTTTAATGAAGGACACAGAATATGGTACT is a window encoding:
- the LOC119647032 gene encoding uncharacterized protein LOC119647032, which gives rise to MDRKAMKYKLLLGAIVIFLVPFSAAKVIRTNTKLPLQVKNTVASTNQTNLELLNSSNLLTKLSSNEIDPNVHPIENSSPPLAEEPETPITNEIIPETPAVDGNLEVSPDVNPENSDTNPVNVDDPNPINKFCKCSEYSCDCCRMFGLPLLPVRAPTCAKLKYLGNDKMSVQLKYGDVVLVTRTISGKKSTPICIPMPGGYNQFCARVYGLAKGVNDFKACLGFELRADDEVEAQLRVSCFRFGAQGFSVADSEPLPAEDEKDEEEDDDDFFGLGGDDDDDDDDDDDGDDPGDDDDGVGLFDDDDEDDDADYPTGQESPDYGGFSLLDEIFSTGESRKRKNNSSQSKSSKVPSKSNSNTTLTQDEKTEQQEIKSPLTKEVKIDESKSNEVNSDKEKKKKGSESSNADDDEDDDDDDDDDDDDDDDDDDDDDESTESDKTEANKKIKKEKLSTMDYFIDFVSKLMKLF
- the LOC119647033 gene encoding transcription factor HES-2-like; amino-acid sequence: MSDIRKIRKPLMEKKRRARINDSLEILKTIVLRNTYTLENGKVPTKLEKADILEMTVRHLKAIHGARIPMSEVTSTTAELDTVSSSYSGPLKRVDPNRQCSVNNKQSCKASETFRCDSMDTDKENASPQTEERSMLSKLHWRPWT